The DNA region GGCGTCGGTGGCGGATTCCCGACGACGAACAAGGGCGATGGGGTCGGCCGGGCGGCCGAGAGCTTGTAGGTTGGTGATGCGACGACGGTGAGCGCGCCCGCCACCAGTACCACAAGCGTCGCCAAGAAGAGGATCAGCGTTCTCATTGCTTGTTCGTTTCTATCTCCCGCCCCCTTTAGGGGGAGGGTCGGGGAGGGGGCTCACTGGTACGTAGTCCCGAGCTCCAGTCTGGGGATTGTACCTGACCTTCATCAGCTGTCCCGTCGTCGGATCGACGAAACGCTCCCCGGTTTCTTGCCAGGAACCGCCAGGGGTGACAGCCGGATGGTAGCGCCCACGCTCGAAAAGCACCGCCGCGACAACAACCGCGCCGTTCACGAACAGGTAAAAGACGAGGCCTACGACGACCCCGGCAAGTGCAAGGGCGATCGCGCCAACCACGGCGAGTACGCCGTAGGCGAGAATCGCCTTGCGCAGCATCGACTCAGCTCTGGAGCGGCTCGATGACGGCGGCCGTCCCGTAGGCGACGATCTCGCTCATCGTATTGCCGATCTCCGACGAGTCGTACTGCATCCGGATCACCGCATTCGCCCCCATCGCAGTCGCGTTCTGGACCATGCGGTCCACCGCATGCCGCCGGGCGTCCTCGAGGAGCTCGGTGTACTCGACGATCTCGCCGCCACCCAGCGAGCGCAGCCCGGCCATGATGTTGCCGCCCAGCCCGCGACTTCTCACCACGAGTCCGAACACCTGCCCTTTCATTTCCACGATCCGATGCCCAGTGACTTCCTCGGTTGTGACGACGATCATCTTCGCTCTCCTCTTGTGATGGTCAAAGCCATCCCAGGTCCTCGGCGATTCGAGCCGCCTCGGTGCGGTTGCTGACTTCGAGTTTTTGGATCGCCGACGATAGGTAGTTGCGCACGGTTCCCTCCGACAAGAACAGGGCCTTTGCGATCTCCGCGATGCCCGCGCCGTTGCGGCCCGCCACCAGCACCTCGCGCTCACGGTCGGACAGAGGGCTGATGCCCGTGCTCAGCGCCGCTGCAGCCAATCCGGGGTCGACCACGCGCTCGCCCGCCATCGTCCGCCGGATCGCTAGCGCCAGCTCGTGCGCCGGCGCGTCCTTCAACATGAATCCCGATGCGCCGCTCTCCATGGCGCGCCGCAGGAAGCCCGGGCGCCCGAAGGTGGTGAGAATCAGCGTCCGGCAGGCAGGGAGTTCCTTGCGCAATTGGCCCGCGGCCGTGATGCCGTCGCCGCCGGGCATCTCGATGTCGAGCAGGGCCACGTCGGGCCGCGCCTGCAACGCGAGCGGCAGCACCTCGTCCGCCCGATCGGTCTCGGCCACGATCTCGATGTCGCCCTCCATCGCGAGCAGTGCTTTGAGTGCGCCACGAACCATGCCCTGATCCTCGGCGATCAGAACACGGATCACGCGGTCACGCGGTCGACTGGGATAGCCACCTCGGGCAACGGAAGGGAGACCCTGAGCCGAAATCCTTCGTGTGGCAAAGGCTCGGCGGTGAGGGTTCCGCCGCGCTCGAGCACGC from Candidatus Dormiibacterota bacterium includes:
- a CDS encoding heavy metal-binding domain-containing protein; protein product: MIVVTTEEVTGHRIVEMKGQVFGLVVRSRGLGGNIMAGLRSLGGGEIVEYTELLEDARRHAVDRMVQNATAMGANAVIRMQYDSSEIGNTMSEIVAYGTAAVIEPLQS
- a CDS encoding response regulator transcription factor — encoded protein: MIRVLIAEDQGMVRGALKALLAMEGDIEIVAETDRADEVLPLALQARPDVALLDIEMPGGDGITAAGQLRKELPACRTLILTTFGRPGFLRRAMESGASGFMLKDAPAHELALAIRRTMAGERVVDPGLAAAALSTGISPLSDREREVLVAGRNGAGIAEIAKALFLSEGTVRNYLSSAIQKLEVSNRTEAARIAEDLGWL